The genomic DNA ACTCACTCACCATGCCTCCCAAACCTACAAACCCCACCTCCAAAGATCTGGATGATCGTTTCCAAGCCACCAACATCAACCTCCAAAACCAGATGAGCCTCCTTCAAACCAAGCTTGATgaccaacaacaacatcaagatGCCCTTTCCACTGCCCAGGACACTCGCCTCGACGAAATCTCCACACAACTTTCAGATATTCTTCAACGACTtagtcaacaacaacaaaccaccGTCAGCCTTCCTCAAACAACAACACCATTGCCATCAGGTACACTTTCCTCACTCTCCCTCAGTACTAGCACAACTACCATCGTCTCTTCCCCCATAACCTCTACACCTATTCCCATTTCAACACTTCCCGCCACCACTCAACCTTTGACCGTTTTTACCCCCCCACCCATCACCACCACACCAATCTCCTCTCTGGCCTACACACAACCTACTTCTACTATTATCACACCCTTGTTCTCAAACACTACTTTCACACAATCCCCACAATTCTCCATTACCACAACCTCTTTTCCCCTTTTTTCCCAACCACCCCGTCCTTCAAACCTACCTCCACCACCGCCGCGTCCTCCCCCTTTTATGGGAAACAATTATTACACTCCCTACAGCGCCCTAAATATAAACTCCCCCTTTTTCCCTTCTGGTTCAAACCAATTCCCTTCCCATAATTTTTCGCTACAAAAACCCCCACCCACCCTACGCACACCAAAATTAGAGCTGATAGTGTTTGATGGTACTAATCCTCTCGAGTGGCTCTTTCAAGCCGAGCAATTATTTCAATTCCATCAAATTCCAATCAAAACCTGACTTCACAAGGTCAATTTTTACATGAAATGTGAATCTCTCAGCTAGTTTAAGTGGATGTATGATAATTATCAACTTTCCAATTGGGGTTCCTTCACACGCAACTTGGAATTGCACTTCGGCCCATCCACTTATGAAAACCACCAGGCTGAACTATTCAAACTCCGACAACATGGTTCTGTTTCTAATTACCAAACCAATTTTGAAAGGCTCTGCAACCGAGTCTCCAGATTAACCCCTGAAGCTATTTTGAATTGCTATATTTCTGGCCTTCAACCTGATATCCGCCATGAGATGGCTATACATAAACCACACAATTTAAGAGACTATTGGACTATCGAAACTCCTtgtgtaacaccctgttttcccaacttgaatttttttagcataaatcagagtaaaacaccttaaacggaatgctacacttctttcaaacgtaaatatagtaaaattactatttatttcaatcatttcataatatcaaaattaaatctcaatgcagcggaaaatatcttaataaacatcatgttggcacaacggcctcaacttaaacaacttaataaaaatcCAGTCTAAACAGtcttcaacataaaagtcataataaatcacgtaacatatggaaaacaataaatatcccgatcccgttacgtatcagagcgaccctagaCGACATGTGAGGAGTCACTCACTTCACAACTAaacttgattacctgcaagttactcatacgaagagcaacatttccaagcagaaggggtgagatttcacattcaaataataataagcatataattcatcaaatgcatttaacaacttaaacttcatcaattaataacattaaatcttcttataatatttcataaataacttaatcaacttctaatcattattaacttcatattcatcgcattatatacatcatcacttagcacataataatcaaatcataaccatcatcatataacatcataaatcatcacatcataaacatcatcttataacataaacgacacaatataatcatcatctcataataacataaacaacacaacataatcatcatctggtaataatataaacaacacaacataatcttcatctcataataatatacacaacacaacataatcatcatctcctaataatataagcaacacatattcatcatcttataataatataaacaacaacataatcatcatctcataataatataaacaacacaacataatcttcatcattaatatttcgtggtttgtctttatcaacaacttcaacaattcatcaacgacaacgtcaacctgacaacacaactacgtgagagtacaccacctcttataatacgacaacgtaagaatacaccacctcttaaagaataacaacgtaagactACACCACCTCatataaacgacaagtaagagtacaccatctcttaaagaataacaacgtaagactacaccacctcttataaacgacaagtaagagtacaccacctcttaaagaataacgacgtaagagtacaccacctcttataaacgacaaataagagtacaccacctcttaaagaataacaacgtaagagtacaccacctcttataaaacgacaagtaagagtacaccacctcttaaagaataacaacgtaagagtacaccacctcttataaacgacaacgtaagagtacaccacctcttaaagaataacaacgtaagagtacaccacctcttaaagaataacaacgtaagagtacaccacctcttataaacgacaacgtaagagtacaccacctcttaaagaataacaacgtaagagtacaccacctcttataaacgaaaAAGAAGAGTACACCACCTTTTATAAACGTCaaataagagtacaccacctcttaaagaataagaacgtaagagtacaccacctctcacaaaacaTCTGAACATAAAtagtcaccaacaacaacttcgactacgacttcaacaactttggcaacatcaacaacttaagactccaatactttggaacgacaacttacaactcaGACCACTTAAACCAACATCTGCAACTTGGTcaatattcaacatcaacagaaacaacacaagcaattctcaacataaaaatattaatgaaaagcatcaacaacttaaacatcatacattttccacataaggcatataattatttcacataaccaacaacattaatcatcttaatttcagactctctgaagaacattaatattatatacaacTTCGTTTCTGCCCCAAGGACCAACttacaacataggttaaatactcttaaacaccttaattgaactcatagtacttctagtttcgAGATTTGGAATTATCcaataagttttggattaacttagaaatggttatgctgaattttcataagatttcactaagacctccttgtagtattttcatcataactcctaaaccaaaaatcattttcacaccaaaccaaagccattgaaaagctaacaaaattatctacaactttcatgtttacaccaaaggccaattcaaaacataaacgtgtgaaaaagacgcaagaacgcgaaacaggggatGCTGTCAAAGTGAAGCTCGCGAGGCGTGCaagtttactcgctgtggcgagttgcgacggacaaatctacgggaacagaccagttttcactccaaaagccccaatttcatcaacccaaatttgataggaaactcaacctatgtttattctacagcctgaacttcaattcttatgttaattcattTAATTACCTACTCTTTAACAatcaattccaaaacaaaacctaatttctctaatcatcaaaattaccacctacatcatgttaaatttagttttcagaattaaaatcttagaattagagaaagttagtcccacccttaccttagtattgatgatcggcggtctctctccctcttggttctcctcttctcttgttttctcccttttctccaaaattggttgtacgtgaaaaataattctaaacctagtttctcctatttatctcttctcatctattttatcttatttccacttaatccactaaactctctaaattctcaaaacagccccacaatcttaatcttatttctattttcaagacttattatattaaataataaaataacactacttaataaaataacgacacaccacataatcatttaaatcacataaatactaaaataagtcacttaataaatcacataatcatataaatatattctaaacctattaaaacaatcaaataaatcaaataattcaaagagggcgttacataaacaacttaataaaaatcCAGTCTAAACAGtcttcaacataaaagtcataataaatcacgtaacatatggaaaacaataaagatccccatcccgttacgtatcagagcacctaagactcATGTGAAGAGCAACTAACGGCTACTACTCTgaatcacctgcaagttacccatacgaagggcaacatttccaagcagaaggggtgagattcacaaacaataataatagatatataaatcatcaatcgtatttaacaacttaattaaataacataactagcaacatatattcaacaataatattcacacttcttcaactttaataacacttactaattcaaccaacaacgacgacaacaacttaatcaacaacaacggcaacaactcatcaacaacaacgacaacaactccaTCAACAATAACGACAACTACAATATGCGTGTGGTAACattttcaacgtgttgaatgactaagcattccgtggcataagcccccaacaatttgaatgataaacattccagggcatgagccctcaacaatttgaatgacaaggcattccagggcataagccgtcaacagtttgaatgataaacattccatggcataagccctcaacagtttgaatgaaaaagcattccagggcataagcactcaacaattgaatgataaacattccagggcatgagccctcgacaatttgaatgacaaggcattccggggcataagccctcaacagtttgaatgacgaGGCATtctagggcataagccctcaacggttttatgagtatgcaatggactcaactttgtgtatatcaacatacaactcaacaacatcaacgacaacgtagacaacgacaacacaactgtgcataaataattatgacttaccacaacttggtcaacttaatgatattaatcatcaacaacaacataagaaacttgcaacatagcaatattaataataacaacttgaatgatataaacaacgatATTTTCTATATCACAGATTTCCctcataatataaatatcttaaactaactaacaatcattaatcatcttaattgcAGACTCTCTGaacaacattaatattataaacaacttcgtttctaccctaaggaccaactcacaacataggttaaatacccttaaacaccttaatttaactcatagtacttctagttttgaggtttggaattattccataagtttgggattaacttagaaacagttatgctgaattttcataaaatttcactaagacctccttggagtattttcattataactcaaaaactaaaattcattttcaagtcaaaccaaagccattggaaagctaacaaaattatctaaaactttcatgtttacaccaaaggccaattaaaaacagaaacgtgtgcaaaagacgcaagaacgcgaaacagggtaTGATGTCACTAGGcagctcgctgtggcgagttgcaACAGACAACTCTACGGGAACGGACCAGTTTCCAGCCAAAAAgccaatttttcatccacccaaaccccaaatttgataggaaacttaacctatgattattctacaacctgaacatcaatttttaacacaatttcgatggtttctacacttttcaattcaaaaatcaataattaaaacctaatcccaattatccaacctaagaacaacaacatgttaaatcacaaattcagaatttatacaatatgattactgaatgttagcctcacccttaccttagatcgaTGAACAAAACTCTACAGAATCTGATTCtccccacttggctcttctcttggtttttctcccaaaactctgttgtacgtgaaaactgcttctgacatctattttctaattttctcaaTTAATATAACCTTCCAATATTTacttaactcccacttaattcacttaattctcatttaaccccaaaactccaattaaatccaagttctcacttattctattaaataatgaaaatagccatttaataaaatacactacaccacaaaatcaacataaatcatttaaaatcttataaaaaactttaaatcaactaaaaataattaaataacaattagggcgttacatcttaaaacaaaaatcaaagacaGCAATCCCAAATTCTTCAAAAACCTCACCAATTTCTCCAACACACGAACAAGACTACAAACTCCTACACAAACCTCAAATTCCTCTAAGCCCAATAGAACCAACACCACCAAAATACCCACCACACAAAACGGCTTATCTATAAAAAGATTGACACCTACCTAATTACAAGAACGACGCGCACAAGATCTTTGTTTTAATTATGACGAAAAATTTATCCCTGGCCATCGTTGTGCAACTGCTAAATTATTATTGCTACTGAAGGATGAACCAATGGACCCCCCCTCTTGCTGAGTCCGAAGAAGAATTGGAAATTCCTACTGAAACTGAGGAATTATACTTTCACTTTTCAGCCCAAGCACTCGTGGGCTATGACTGTAATAtcccgtttttccaacataaaaatttcataaaaataatcagagtattcacataaacggaatgtcacattcttttcttaaaatcataaactgaataaataactatttatcctttaaaattcaataacaaaatctttaatccttcgcagcggaatttattcaataactaaaacagtctttggcacgaaggcctcttcataaatgtctcataaaaatccaatctaaaaacatagtcataattcttcaaaaacaatacgtaaggaatagaagagcaataacaaagttttcatcccgttacgtatcagagcacctaagacacatgagagagaaagctcacacgacatcaactattcttggttaattacttgcaagttactcatacgaagagcaacatttccaagcagaaggggtgagatttcacaaaacaataatatcactACAACAAATAAGATGTAATGCAACGCCACTTTAAAATGGTTGCCGTAAAACCGTTTTCTAATAGGACAACAACAACACCATATTAATGGGTGGTAGTAGttatattcaataataatacaacaacagttataatattattaaaaccGTTAcgcctaaaaaaataataatattaatactctttaattattttatttttactttgaattATATTTAACTTTTCAGAGAAATAGAATCAGGTTTTTCATTTCACACTACCCTTTCTCTCTCAGGACAACAACAACACGTTTCTTACCCACTCACACCAAATCACTTCTCAAAATCACATAATCTCATAATCGCTTCTCTCGTAATCACTTATCACAATCATTCTTCACTTCTCACAATCTCATCTCAGAATCACTTCTCACTTCTCACAGAATCATTTCTCACAATCGATTATTCACTTCATCTCAGAATCACATCTCATAATCGATTCTTCACTTCATCTCAGAATCACATCTCATAATCGATTCTTCACTTCTCACAATCTCAGAATCACTTCTCACTTCTCTTCACGAATTTGCGGTATGTAGTTCCTTTGCGTTTTTATTTTGCTCTAATTTGATATTTCTAGGTTAAGTTGATACTGATTTAATgcaattgacattttttaggttaagatgattctgatttgattttaagttgatTCTACTTGTTTTTTGTGGATTAGTAGAAAATGATATGAAATCGAACGAGACTTGTAATAATTCTGAACTGatttcatgttgtttttgtttgttttgttggttTATTTGTGCTTATGGAATCTCACGCGCTTCTGATTTCACCGCTCATCAGATATGCTTCATTGCAATCACTGTGATAAGAATAAGATAtgaaataagaataagaattatgattttaagttttgctaaattagattagatttttggactaatttcaattatttttttctgtaTTTGATGTTGGTTAATTTGTGGATGATTTATCTGCCGGTTCTTCGATGAGCATTTGAGTTGACTTTCTGTATCTCTCGAATCAGGTTTGTGCACTCTGTTGTCATTTATTAAGTATCCCATGTTGCTGAATTTTGATTAGTTTGGTTACCATAAAAATGTTGTTGAATGTTTTAATTTGATTGGATTTGTTCATGTTTATTAATCTGATTTGATCTTTTTCTTGACATTAGAATTAGTAGAAAATGATATGAAGTAATAATATGAATtgtgatgtttatgttttgCTGAATGAGAATAAGAATGTGAATTTTGAactaatttcaagtttttttttgttggtttatttGTGGATGATTTATCTACCGATTCTTCACTGAGCATTTGCGTTCACTTTCCGTATCTCTCGCGATCCAGGTTTGTTAACTTTGTCGTGTTTATTAAGTATCCCATGTTGCTGCATTTTAATTTGATTGGTTAccataaaattgttgttgaatattttaatttgattgaatcCGTTCACGTGTATCGATTGTGGTATTGAACTACGGAATATATATCTCTGACCTTAGTATAGCTCTTCATTAGTTTAAACCAAAAATTCACTATGGACCATTTTTTGAAAGTTATTTTTTCACGAGAAATGATAGAAGTAAAACATGACCAATTCCACTCTAAAGGTTATAATGCAATTGTGCTATTAACAAACTTGTGTCCAACTGGAATAGTTTCATAGTTTGAATGCGATCTTTAGTTATATGTCTTGTGGGATATTCTGAGAAATATTTGACAGAGCATAGGAATTCCTTTTAAGTTTGATATAGGCTTTAGATTCTCTCTTATTACTTAGGTGGCTGAttctcattttatattttacattatGATTAAGTATCaagataaaggaaaaataataaacGATCAATTGTTTTCTTATGGTAAGTAGGGGTTTTGTGGTAGGATGGGGACCATTATATGATCCAACCAAGGGAGAGAAATGCCATCAATGCGGGTATTATGGTTTTATATttgattgattaatttgttgTGCTATCTGATATATATATGCCCTCACCTGTGAagagtttttagttttttatgtatCCATGACACTTTATTCTGAAACAAGGAATTCTGATGCATGTTTTGTTACAAGCTAAGAAGTTGCATGCATTCTTGTTTACTAGTTTTCCagaagaaaggaaaaggaaagaatATGCTATTTAACTAAACATGGGTGATATAAGATGCAAATCTTCTTTACTATATACTTGGTACAAAACTTGAAAAggacttattttttgttcaaaactTGAAAAATAAAGCAATGCTGGTTTTGTGGTAGGTTCTTATGGTAAAATATTTTCTCAAAGTAGATCTTCATTGTAGTAGCTTTTGATTAGTTTGGTATTAAGAATCCAAAGTGTTTGTTCAGTGGGCCAATATATGTATGTTTGTGCTTCCTTAATGCTCATATTGTTAGGATCATCATCATTTGACTAATTGTTATGTGCGTGTCTTTGCGTTTAGTGAAATCAATGttactaattttattatttaattggcTCTCTGAACTCATTAATCGCCATAAATTTATACTTCAAGCTGTactaatttttcttcatttatttttatacttgTCACAGTTGAAGACGACATAACTGTAAGGAAGACCTGCATCCTCATTTTCTACACCAACAACAAACACTCTACTGTAtggtttctttctttcattgtaTTTTCTACACCAACAataaagatgatgatgattagatATCATTTCTTATTTAGTAAACTCAATGGACAAAGAATGGATGAGATTTCCAAGAGAAAGCCCAGAGTACATGAAGGGcgtattcttttttcttaattatgCTTATAACAAAGGAAAACCTGAAGGACTGGAGATTTTGTGCCCTTGCGCTCAATGCCACAATGCTTCTTGGAAAACAGGAGCGATTGTATTTGATCATTTAATAGGAAATGGATTTGAGAAAGGCTACAATGTTTGGGATCGCCATGGTGAGGGGTTAAGTCCCATGGATATTGATGGTGATACAGATTCTGAAGAGGATGAACTAGATAACATTGATGAATTATTGAATGATAGATTTAGAGATGTGATACAAGAGGAGTGTGGAGTTAACAATGGTCTTAGTGATGATGCTAAAAAGTTTTATAATCTGATTGAAGAAGCAAGCCAAGAGTTGTACCCAGAATGCAAAAATTTCTCTACATTATCTTTCACTATTCGTCTGTACTTGTTGAAGTGTCTTCATGGTTGGAGCAATGCATCCTTTACTTCTCTGTTAGAGTTGTTGAAAGAAGCTATGCCTTTATTAAATGTTCCTGATTCATATAATAAAACTAGAGGAATGATAAGAGATTTGGGACTTGATTATAGTAAGATTGACGCATGTCCTAATGACTGTATG from Medicago truncatula cultivar Jemalong A17 chromosome 8, MtrunA17r5.0-ANR, whole genome shotgun sequence includes the following:
- the LOC120577499 gene encoding uncharacterized protein PB18E9.04c-like, with product MPPKPTNPTSKDLDDRFQATNINLQNQMSLLQTKLDDQQQHQDALSTAQDTRLDEISTQLSDILQRLSQQQQTTVSLPQTTTPLPSGTLSSLSLSTSTTTIVSSPITSTPIPISTLPATTQPLTVFTPPPITTTPISSLAYTQPTSTIITPLFSNTTFTQSPQFSITTTSFPLFSQPPRPSNLPPPPPRPPPFMGNNYYTPYSALNINSPFFPSGSNQFPSHNFSLQKPPPTLRTPKLELIVFDGTNPLEWLFQAEQLFQFHQIPIKT